One Salvia splendens isolate huo1 chromosome 12, SspV2, whole genome shotgun sequence genomic window carries:
- the LOC121757022 gene encoding fibrous sheath CABYR-binding protein-like produces MATETVASDHLAPAEMKKVEAECESAEAKIEEKKIEGDVKDGVADEQPKTVAEEKEVSVDDVKAAPEPTQEKVDDKKPVEEESTKEKLNDNKPAEVESTQEKVDEDIPEEPAPAEKQVEEKCVEESSEVKLEEPAKVVDEPAEVVEKKEEKAEETPAQVVEEAVEQVEKGAPPAEPTECSAHPVTKIEENKVESNVKTEEKADEAEKIEPKSDVAEEKSVVAEELVETEAKPQTEAVEKACGDEATPKDIKPEETTKEEEKTGEEKQVDETVKETVDSKVKTQKQSLVKIVKQSLVKARKAITGKSKTPAAPTEAKDDGNK; encoded by the exons ATGGCTACTGAGACTGTTGCATCAGATCATCTTGCCCCTGCTGAG ATGAAGAAAGTTGAAGCAGAGTGTGAATCAGCAGAAGCAAAGATAGAGGAGAAGAAAATTGAGGGTGATGTCAAGGATGGTGTTGCTGATGAGCAGCCTAAAACTGTTGCTGAGGAAAAGGAAGTCTCGGTCGATGATGTGAAGGCTGCCCCGGAACCAACTCAAGAAAAGGTCGATGATAAGAAGCCGGTGGAAGAGGAATCAACGAAAGAGAAGCTCAATGATAACAAGCCTGCTGAAGTTGAATCAACTCAAGAAAAGGTTGATGAGGATATTCCAGAGGAGCCTGCTCCTGCTGAGAAGCAAGTGGAGGAAAAGTGTGTTGAGGAGTCTAGTGAAGTGAAGCTGGAGGAGCCAGCAAAAGTGGTTGATGAGCCAGCTGAGGTTGTTGAGAAGAAAGAGGAAAAGGCCGAAGAAACGCCAGCTCAAGTGGTCGAAGAGGCAGTTGAGCAAGTAGAGAAAGGGGCTCCACCGGCCGAACCTACTGAATGTTCTGCTCATCCGGTCACCAAAATCGaagaaaataaagttgaatCGAATGTGAAAACAGAAGAGAAGGCTGATGAGGCTGAGAAGATTGAGCCAAAAAGTGATGTGGCTGAAGAGAAAAGTGTTGTGGCCGAAGAATTGGTAGAGACTGAGGCAAAGCCACAAACTGAAGCTGTCGAAAAGGCCTGTGGAGACGAAGCGACGCCCAAAGACATCAAACCGGAGGAGACGACAAAGGAAGAGGAGAAAACTGGTGAAGAGAAACAAGTTGATGAGACAGTAAAGGAAACTGTTGATTCTAAGGTGAAGACTCAGAAGCAGTCTCTTGTTAAGATCGTGAAGCAATCGCTGGTGAAGGCGAGGAAAGCCATCACTGGGAAATCAAAGACGCCGGCGGCTCCTACAGAAGCCAAGGATGATGGCAACAAGTAG